One part of the candidate division WOR-3 bacterium genome encodes these proteins:
- a CDS encoding glycosyltransferase family 4 protein, with the protein HNIFNRRQKYKILYPLEKFVYRRYDKIIACANMVKERLISYLPSLKERIITIQNGFSLKEKEMKESKEKSDLIFIGRLEEQKGVDILLKALKILKEEKITPKTFIVGYGSQEEILKDYCKKEGLINVNFLSKRNDALSLLKASKIFVLPSRWEGLPITILEAASLKKPIITTDAGGIKEVLNEDEAIFVEKDNPLSLSAAIKNLLFNENLQRELGERAFSKVNNHFSIKTFSKKLTNLYEELIKI; encoded by the coding sequence CATAATATTTTTAACCGCCGACAAAAATATAAAATCCTCTATCCCTTAGAAAAATTTGTCTATCGGCGATACGATAAAATTATTGCCTGTGCCAATATGGTAAAAGAAAGATTAATCTCTTATTTACCCTCTTTAAAAGAAAGGATTATTACTATCCAAAATGGGTTTTCTTTAAAGGAAAAAGAGATGAAAGAAAGCAAAGAAAAAAGTGATCTTATCTTTATTGGCCGATTAGAAGAACAGAAAGGAGTAGATATTTTATTAAAAGCATTAAAGATTTTAAAAGAAGAAAAAATAACTCCAAAGACTTTTATAGTTGGCTACGGAAGCCAGGAGGAAATATTGAAAGATTATTGTAAAAAAGAAGGTTTAATTAATGTTAATTTTCTCTCTAAAAGAAACGATGCCCTTTCTTTGTTAAAGGCAAGCAAGATTTTTGTTTTACCCTCTCGTTGGGAAGGTCTACCAATTACTATTTTAGAAGCAGCCTCTTTGAAAAAACCAATTATTACTACGGATGCTGGGGGAATAAAAGAAGTATTAAATGAAGATGAAGCAATCTTTGTTGAAAAGGATAATCCGCTTTCTTTAAGTGCGGCAATCAAAAATCTCCTTTTCAACGAAAATTTACAAAGAGAACTTGGCGAAAGGGCTTTTTCTAAAGTAAACAACCATTTCTCAATAAAAACTTTTAGCAAGAAATTGACCAATTTATATGAGGAATTAATAAAAATATGA
- a CDS encoding O-antigen ligase family protein: protein MVTSKKSLNLIFIGFITLILLLFFILTQKYNLLISFSLFLIPIAIVLIFFYPEIGLNLMITEPLLYFILPILPIAEGFKRAGIIIFVFLILILTFFYSVYKKPQTINNLSYLIKEPIYLLLILIGVALFISVLRLPFAFSEYGYVKFFSYLLLSLLPSFSLLFIKEDKKLKRFIYFLIFFLSLFFIYVLFKILREGLENVLENEIIPYRLGFSLSVVTFGRWAGIGVFSLFLLFFTEKNRLIKILSFILIPLFLYLLLLSGTRGAILALFVCLFIFFFLKIRNLKEKIIFVFLFIFLFFIFYSLLPTMIAERLTYFEDESSINRLETISLAFKNFLDSPILGKGLGSFPYYTYNFLYPHNIFAEFASETGFLGLIPFIIYILLCFKKVFKKFQEKSLISLFPAFLFIYAFIHSQFSFDIGNNFLLFFAGAFLTLKGDNNEQ, encoded by the coding sequence ATGGTAACGAGTAAAAAAAGTTTAAATCTTATTTTTATTGGCTTTATTACCTTAATTCTTCTTTTGTTTTTTATTCTAACTCAAAAATATAATCTTTTAATCTCCTTTTCTTTATTTTTAATTCCGATAGCAATAGTTTTGATTTTCTTTTATCCGGAAATTGGCTTAAACCTAATGATTACTGAACCTCTTCTTTATTTTATTCTGCCAATTTTACCAATTGCTGAAGGTTTCAAAAGAGCAGGAATTATAATTTTTGTTTTTCTTATCCTTATCCTTACTTTCTTCTATTCTGTTTATAAAAAACCGCAAACTATTAACAATCTTTCTTATTTAATTAAAGAGCCAATTTATCTTTTATTAATTTTGATTGGTGTTGCTTTATTTATCAGTGTATTAAGATTACCTTTTGCCTTTTCCGAATATGGCTATGTAAAATTTTTCTCCTATCTTTTACTTTCTTTGCTACCCTCTTTTAGTTTACTATTTATCAAGGAAGATAAGAAATTAAAGAGATTTATTTACTTTTTAATTTTCTTCCTTTCCTTATTTTTTATCTACGTTCTCTTTAAAATATTAAGGGAAGGATTAGAAAATGTGTTAGAAAATGAAATTATTCCCTACCGCTTAGGTTTTTCTTTAAGTGTTGTTACCTTTGGTCGCTGGGCAGGAATTGGTGTCTTCTCCTTATTCCTTTTATTTTTCACCGAAAAAAATCGTTTAATAAAGATTTTATCTTTTATTTTGATACCTCTCTTCCTCTATCTTCTTTTATTATCCGGAACAAGAGGTGCAATCCTTGCTTTATTTGTTTGCCTATTTATCTTTTTCTTCTTAAAGATAAGAAACTTAAAAGAAAAAATTATCTTTGTTTTCTTATTTATCTTTCTCTTCTTTATTTTTTATTCTTTATTACCAACAATGATTGCGGAAAGATTAACCTATTTTGAAGACGAAAGTAGTATTAACCGCTTAGAAACCATCTCCCTTGCCTTTAAAAACTTTTTAGATTCGCCAATTCTTGGTAAAGGGTTGGGAAGTTTTCCTTATTATACTTACAATTTTCTCTATCCTCATAATATTTTTGCGGAATTTGCTTCCGAAACTGGTTTCTTGGGTTTAATTCCTTTTATTATTTATATTCTCCTTTGTTTCAAAAAAGTGTTTAAGAAATTTCAAGAAAAAAGTTTGATTTCTCTCTTTCCGGCTTTCCTTTTCATTTACGCTTTTATTCACAGCCAATTTTCTTTTGATATCGGCAATAACTTTTTACTATTTTTTGCTGGTGCTTTTTTAACTTTAAAAGGAGATAATAATGAGCAATAA
- a CDS encoding gamma carbonic anhydrase family protein, with protein MIKDFLSKKPKIDDSVYIAPNAIIIGDVEIGKGSSIWFGTIIRADTEKIKIGEYTNIQDYTVLHTDKGFILEIGNYVSIGHRAIIHGCKIGDNVMIGMGAIILNGAVISENSIVAAGSVIKENFLVPANTLVAGVPGSVKRELKEEDIKMIKDAATHYYQLAKIYKNL; from the coding sequence ATGATAAAGGATTTCCTTTCTAAGAAACCAAAGATTGATGATTCGGTTTATATTGCTCCTAATGCAATTATAATTGGTGATGTGGAAATTGGAAAAGGTAGCAGTATTTGGTTTGGCACAATAATCAGAGCAGATACCGAAAAGATTAAAATTGGTGAATATACTAATATCCAAGATTATACTGTTTTACATACGGATAAAGGTTTTATTTTAGAGATTGGTAATTATGTTAGTATTGGTCATCGGGCAATAATTCACGGATGTAAAATTGGTGATAATGTGATGATTGGTATGGGAGCGATTATTTTAAACGGTGCGGTGATAAGTGAAAATTCAATAGTTGCTGCTGGTAGTGTTATTAAAGAGAATTTCCTTGTTCCAGCGAATACTTTGGTTGCTGGCGTGCCGGGCAGTGTGAAAAGAGAATTAAAAGAAGAAGATATTAAAATGATAAAAGATGCTGCTACTCATTATTATCAATTGGCAAAGATTTATAAAAATTTATGA
- the murJ gene encoding murein biosynthesis integral membrane protein MurJ, which produces MMVNGKLILKKVLFSQSIFLSTGIMVIGLVLSKSLGFLREIFVAKIFGVSYLCDAYLIAILFPISIMGAISQAIGVSLIPIFSKKDFNIYYLYLLIISFLSFLISFIVYLSPSIVINILGQGFPFDVKEISKFLLKNMAPAIFFIGVSGFFNAFSYVNKNYLFPALSGILYNLSLIFGLTVLYKNFNLLGLSWGVNIASFLFTLLPILFFFRKRPIEKDLNIFRVFSETKILFLSFLPYLLVSSLSQINVMIDKMIASFLSEGSISALNFAYKIVETPISIFGFALATVLMPFFSEKAYNGEKEKIVETLNKSLSFLFYLIIPIIIIFLWASETIVKIVYFRGAFDEKALFMTKESLIFYSLGLFAYCSNLILLRVYWSINRIKIPIIVSIFALFLNLILDLILGKFLSYRGLALATSLSGIFRFALLLIFLQVYFQTNFQLAKNLLKPLLAIILKIKLW; this is translated from the coding sequence ATGATGGTAAATGGTAAATTAATTCTAAAAAAAGTTTTATTCTCCCAAAGCATCTTCTTATCAACGGGAATAATGGTAATTGGTTTAGTTTTAAGTAAATCATTAGGTTTTTTAAGGGAAATATTTGTTGCGAAAATTTTTGGTGTTTCTTATTTGTGTGATGCCTATTTAATAGCAATTCTTTTTCCAATTTCCATTATGGGAGCGATAAGTCAAGCAATTGGAGTCTCTCTTATTCCGATATTTTCCAAAAAAGATTTCAATATTTATTACTTATATCTTTTGATTATTTCTTTTCTATCCTTTCTCATTTCCTTTATTGTTTATCTTTCGCCATCAATTGTTATTAATATTTTAGGACAGGGATTTCCTTTTGATGTAAAGGAAATTTCTAAATTCCTTTTGAAAAATATGGCACCGGCAATATTTTTCATTGGTGTTTCCGGATTTTTTAATGCCTTTTCTTATGTAAATAAGAATTATCTATTCCCTGCTCTTTCGGGAATTTTGTATAATCTCTCTTTAATCTTTGGTCTTACTGTTTTGTATAAGAATTTTAATCTTTTGGGTCTTTCCTGGGGAGTTAACATTGCCTCTTTTCTCTTTACCCTTTTACCAATTTTATTCTTCTTTAGAAAAAGACCAATTGAGAAAGATTTAAATATTTTCCGAGTCTTTTCCGAGACGAAAATATTATTCTTATCTTTTCTACCCTATCTTTTGGTAAGTTCCCTTTCTCAAATTAATGTAATGATTGACAAAATGATCGCTTCTTTTTTAAGTGAAGGAAGCATTTCGGCTTTAAATTTTGCTTACAAAATTGTTGAAACACCAATTTCGATATTTGGTTTTGCTTTAGCAACTGTTTTAATGCCTTTCTTTTCTGAAAAGGCTTATAATGGCGAAAAAGAAAAAATTGTTGAGACACTAAACAAATCTTTATCTTTCCTTTTCTATCTTATTATTCCGATAATAATTATTTTTTTATGGGCAAGTGAAACAATTGTAAAGATTGTTTATTTTCGTGGTGCCTTTGATGAAAAGGCATTATTTATGACCAAAGAATCATTAATCTTTTATTCTTTAGGACTTTTTGCCTATTGTAGTAATTTAATCCTTCTCCGTGTTTATTGGTCAATCAACAGAATTAAAATACCGATAATCGTAAGTATTTTCGCTTTGTTTCTCAATTTAATATTAGACTTGATTTTGGGCAAATTTTTATCTTATAGAGGATTGGCTTTAGCAACTTCTCTATCGGGTATTTTCCGTTTTGCTCTTTTACTTATCTTTCTCCAAGTTTATTTCCAAACAAATTTCCAATTGGCTAAGAATTTATTAAAGCCCCTTTTAGCAATTATTTTAAAAATAAAATTATGGTAA
- a CDS encoding glycosyltransferase has protein sequence MSNKILMLEDINLKTYDGATAHFWGVYSGFKKLNIYPIVLLPKPYPQDNNFKKDFLFYPSFGDYSKKLSKLRYLISLFYFIKIIVKNKIKIIYCRYTPLFTLHLIIGKIIKRKIILEINNTLTDFKIRRNFKDFVYSFIKGLYLISTKIASKIIVVSSGMRKDLIKLKVKKEKIYLIPNGTNPEIFKPIKINKNNSHFYIGLISKIDNYHDFQKIIEVGELLKDYKDIKFLIVGKLEKKEIINLIKDKNLSDKFIFLGEIPYEKAPLYINQFDIALLSTPKNLCGYTSPIKLFDYAGCGRIILCDKELIKKEKSLKGIPIIPYSSAEDLRNKILAIKNKYEYYLENYGRKARLAVLKRYNWIKICEKSLKGIYKKDSSNIKKEKPVILQVIGNLSGGGAQSLLLNFLKEKEAKKFEYHIFTLKKKYSLKTFISLIKTIKKLKPKIIHAHLFPELYYTAFASFFYKKAKYIYTEHNIFNRRQKYKILYPLEKFVYRRYDKIIACANMVKERLISYLP, from the coding sequence ATGAGCAATAAAATTCTTATGTTAGAAGATATAAATTTAAAAACTTATGATGGTGCTACTGCCCATTTTTGGGGTGTTTATTCTGGCTTTAAAAAATTGAACATCTATCCTATTGTTCTTTTGCCAAAACCTTATCCCCAAGATAATAATTTTAAAAAGGATTTCCTATTCTATCCCTCTTTTGGTGATTACTCTAAAAAGTTAAGTAAACTTCGCTATTTAATTAGTCTCTTTTATTTTATCAAAATAATAGTTAAAAATAAAATAAAGATTATTTATTGTCGTTATACTCCTTTATTTACTCTCCATCTAATAATCGGCAAAATTATAAAAAGAAAAATAATTTTAGAAATAAACAACACATTAACCGATTTTAAAATTAGAAGGAATTTTAAAGATTTTGTTTATTCATTTATAAAAGGATTATATCTCATTTCTACAAAAATTGCTTCAAAAATAATCGTGGTTTCTTCCGGAATGAGAAAGGATTTAATAAAATTGAAAGTTAAAAAAGAGAAAATTTATCTTATCCCTAACGGCACAAATCCGGAAATTTTTAAACCAATTAAAATCAATAAAAATAATTCTCATTTCTATATCGGTTTAATTTCTAAAATAGATAATTACCATGATTTCCAAAAGATAATTGAGGTTGGTGAATTATTAAAAGATTACAAAGATATTAAATTTTTAATCGTTGGCAAATTAGAAAAGAAAGAAATAATAAATTTAATAAAAGATAAAAATCTTTCTGATAAATTTATCTTTTTAGGCGAAATTCCTTATGAGAAAGCACCGCTCTATATCAACCAATTTGATATTGCCTTATTATCAACACCTAAAAATCTCTGCGGCTATACTTCACCAATTAAACTTTTTGATTATGCTGGCTGCGGCCGAATAATTCTCTGCGATAAAGAACTTATTAAAAAAGAGAAAAGTTTAAAAGGCATCCCAATTATTCCTTATAGTTCCGCAGAGGATTTAAGAAATAAAATTTTAGCAATTAAAAATAAATATGAATATTATTTAGAAAATTATGGACGAAAAGCGAGGCTCGCCGTTTTAAAAAGATATAATTGGATAAAAATCTGCGAAAAATCTTTAAAAGGGATTTATAAAAAAGATTCTTCTAATATTAAGAAAGAAAAACCAGTTATTTTACAAGTAATTGGCAATTTAAGTGGTGGTGGTGCCCAAAGCCTGCTTTTAAATTTCTTAAAGGAGAAAGAAGCAAAAAAATTTGAATATCATATTTTTACTTTAAAGAAAAAGTATTCGTTAAAGACATTTATATCACTAATTAAAACAATAAAAAAACTGAAACCAAAAATTATCCACGCCCATCTCTTTCCGGAATTATATTATACTGCCTTTGCCTCTTTCTTTTATAAAAAAGCAAAATATATTTATACCGAGCATAATATTTTTAACCGCCGACAAAAATATAAAATCCTCTATCCCTTAGAAAAATTTGTCTATCGGCGATACGATAAAATTATTGCCTGTGCCAATATGGTAAAAGAAAGATTAATCTCTTATTTACCC